A stretch of Paenibacillus peoriae DNA encodes these proteins:
- a CDS encoding ArpU family phage packaging/lysis transcriptional regulator yields MGKRRKNNLQLTFNILPIDEKATRLAVEEYLETIRQYRQIGFVRREAAITQSYTYREHQSTNAISKQTEDIATYNVDKESELQAKDRLLELAMSKLSSMQREVIQRSYLDDEGEFDYISCGEMGISESSFRRIKSDAIGILAASLRLVVIKVENDGVAVS; encoded by the coding sequence TTGGGGAAAAGAAGAAAAAACAACTTGCAATTAACGTTCAATATTCTGCCGATTGATGAGAAAGCTACGCGCCTTGCGGTGGAAGAATATTTGGAGACGATTCGGCAGTATCGGCAGATTGGTTTTGTTCGACGCGAGGCGGCGATTACGCAGTCCTATACTTATAGAGAGCATCAATCCACCAATGCGATCAGCAAGCAGACGGAGGACATTGCCACTTATAACGTGGATAAAGAGTCGGAGCTTCAGGCGAAAGATCGTCTGCTGGAGCTGGCGATGAGCAAGCTGTCCAGCATGCAGCGTGAGGTTATTCAGCGGAGTTACCTGGATGATGAAGGCGAGTTTGACTACATCAGTTGCGGAGAGATGGGGATTAGCGAGAGCTCATTTAGACGTATTAAGTCCGATGCAATTGGCATATTAGCAGCTTCATTAAGACTTGTTGTGATTAAAGTAGAGAACGATGGGGTGGCAGTATCGTAG
- a CDS encoding DUF5348 domain-containing protein gives MSKSFKDQISNKLVRMIPQLNEVIGNIDSAEESWTSYYSQNNPQDMYLRDMFQRINEKLGMAIWLMFQAFGEVAEEGILRKRPDGRYGFGSTYFTTGSKVEYLDHGDQEVPARWVYSHVQHNGKEYYISDNASLSLDGLLVRVKRFAAWG, from the coding sequence ATGTCAAAATCGTTTAAAGATCAAATTAGTAACAAGCTCGTTCGTATGATTCCTCAGTTGAATGAGGTCATCGGGAATATTGATTCAGCGGAAGAAAGCTGGACCAGTTACTATAGTCAAAACAATCCACAGGATATGTATTTGCGAGACATGTTCCAGCGGATTAATGAGAAACTTGGAATGGCGATCTGGCTCATGTTTCAAGCGTTTGGTGAGGTTGCAGAGGAAGGGATTTTACGCAAGCGTCCTGATGGTCGCTATGGATTTGGCAGTACATACTTCACGACGGGAAGTAAAGTGGAGTATCTAGATCATGGTGACCAAGAAGTACCTGCCAGATGGGTATATTCTCATGTACAGCACAACGGGAAGGAATACTATATTTCAGACAATGCCAGTCTTTCGTTGGATGGCTTGCTTGTGAGAGTGAAACGATTTGCCGCATGGGGTTAA
- a CDS encoding crossover junction endodeoxyribonuclease RuvC has translation MGIDHGTNFAGWATMRNGKPIDFGLRDYSSIAMPGVLDAIYQDTFRLIEQEEPELIVLERPVHFKNANSVLALVGAYTSVSLAALHLDKPIVGIRPSELKIQTGKGNADKETVAMEMQMLFDLDYDEIAIPVLYKKNDPRGKYKIGDIRERLFDPSDAIALCWAYHQNFIKGVA, from the coding sequence ATGGGGATTGACCACGGCACAAATTTTGCTGGTTGGGCCACAATGCGAAATGGTAAGCCGATAGACTTTGGATTAAGGGACTATTCGTCAATTGCAATGCCTGGTGTTTTGGACGCCATCTACCAGGACACATTCCGACTGATCGAGCAGGAAGAACCGGAATTGATTGTACTGGAGCGTCCAGTTCACTTTAAAAATGCCAACAGTGTACTAGCGCTTGTCGGGGCGTATACTTCTGTTTCTTTGGCTGCCCTGCATTTGGACAAGCCGATTGTGGGCATCCGTCCTTCGGAGCTCAAAATTCAAACTGGTAAAGGGAATGCGGATAAAGAGACAGTCGCCATGGAAATGCAGATGTTGTTCGACCTCGACTATGACGAGATCGCCATTCCTGTCCTGTACAAGAAAAACGATCCACGGGGCAAGTACAAAATCGGGGACATAAGGGAACGTCTTTTTGATCCTTCAGACGCTATCGCACTTTGCTGGGCCTATCATCAAAATTTCATTAAGGGAGTGGCTTAA
- a CDS encoding DUF6906 family protein, whose product MGKQTRPSRPTRRQKEEMKARKLKPNTWLVVQDTPTKMELVSKSGLKKTCHSAGSLMQPSCWTRWSVYEYMKHRFVCTGQVPDERELLEELRDIDQSELIEGMTEFRLILGNWPIVGSDKSCDFR is encoded by the coding sequence ATGGGGAAACAGACACGGCCATCGCGGCCGACACGCCGACAGAAAGAGGAAATGAAGGCACGGAAACTCAAGCCGAACACATGGCTGGTGGTTCAGGATACGCCCACAAAGATGGAACTCGTAAGTAAGTCAGGGCTAAAAAAAACGTGTCATTCGGCGGGGAGCCTGATGCAGCCGTCATGCTGGACGCGGTGGAGCGTCTACGAGTACATGAAACATCGTTTTGTCTGCACTGGACAAGTTCCTGACGAAAGGGAATTACTCGAGGAGCTGAGGGACATTGATCAGAGCGAGTTGATCGAGGGGATGACTGAGTTTCGTTTGATACTTGGTAACTGGCCCATCGTAGGAAGTGACAAGTCATGCGACTTCAGATAA
- a CDS encoding replicative DNA helicase, whose protein sequence is MSNDLLNTELLEAEILGSFFRDPSLVGEVAVTLEPSLFTQPWHRNLLKMILELHRTEQELSMTMLVTVFEKHLEKVGGVSYLSKLASSAVAVSMLEQNIRQLIETDARRKALDLVGQYRDKFLDLSSGGFEELLDEFEQRSLDIRPKALLKDTAVDDIIQWYEDLVLKTQDPSRALGIMTGWSALDRLTLGFQRTNLVVIGARTSMGKSAVANEIKMRATQRGHKVADFSLEMSKAQIYNRMIANLCSIPLQAIRSGHLKPEQIERISMQMEFLRKIHIDDSRGVTAEYICSEMRRLKRQEGLDLVIVDYLQEVVEPAERNDNSGSGLHRVCQKLRKAAKDCDCALIGLSQVKQDVESRQNKRPFVSDLSGSAAISAVADDIMLLYRDEYYNPDTPDPGVLEINLAKQRNGPTGVVKLKFEKETQQIA, encoded by the coding sequence ATGAGCAACGACTTGCTGAATACGGAGTTACTTGAGGCTGAAATTTTAGGTTCCTTTTTTCGAGACCCCTCCCTTGTAGGCGAAGTCGCCGTAACACTGGAGCCAAGCTTATTTACACAACCTTGGCATCGCAATCTGCTGAAAATGATACTAGAACTACATCGGACCGAACAGGAACTATCCATGACCATGTTGGTGACGGTATTCGAAAAGCATCTTGAAAAGGTGGGTGGAGTTTCCTACCTGTCTAAACTGGCCAGTTCTGCCGTTGCAGTTTCAATGTTGGAGCAGAATATCAGGCAGCTCATCGAAACCGATGCTCGTCGTAAAGCGCTGGATTTGGTTGGTCAATATCGTGATAAATTTTTGGATTTGTCATCAGGTGGGTTTGAAGAATTACTGGATGAATTTGAACAGCGCTCACTGGATATTCGGCCTAAAGCATTGCTAAAGGATACGGCGGTTGACGACATCATCCAGTGGTACGAGGACTTGGTGCTTAAAACACAGGACCCTTCCCGAGCGCTTGGCATTATGACGGGCTGGTCAGCATTGGACCGACTGACGCTAGGGTTCCAGCGTACTAACCTGGTCGTCATCGGAGCTCGAACTAGCATGGGTAAGTCTGCCGTTGCTAATGAAATCAAGATGCGGGCGACGCAGCGCGGTCATAAGGTCGCGGACTTTAGCTTGGAAATGTCCAAGGCACAGATTTATAACCGAATGATCGCTAATCTGTGCAGTATTCCACTGCAAGCAATACGTTCAGGACATCTGAAACCAGAACAGATCGAGCGAATTTCTATGCAGATGGAGTTTTTGCGGAAAATTCATATCGACGACAGCCGGGGCGTGACTGCGGAGTACATTTGTTCCGAAATGCGTCGATTGAAGCGGCAAGAAGGGCTTGATTTGGTCATTGTGGATTATCTACAGGAAGTGGTTGAACCGGCTGAACGTAACGACAACAGCGGTTCTGGGTTGCACAGGGTTTGTCAGAAGTTGCGTAAAGCCGCGAAGGATTGTGACTGCGCACTGATCGGCTTATCTCAGGTCAAGCAGGATGTGGAGAGCCGACAGAACAAGAGACCGTTTGTTTCGGACTTATCAGGCAGCGCGGCAATCAGCGCGGTTGCTGACGATATCATGTTGCTGTACAGGGACGAATACTACAACCCTGACACACCGGACCCAGGTGTTTTGGAAATCAACCTCGCAAAACAACGTAATGGTCCTACTGGAGTAGTGAAACTCAAATTTGAGAAAGAGACACAACAAATCGCGTAG
- a CDS encoding replication protein yields MDSNVNPQPTDAHIRISHEIHRELIRRKFTQRQRDIIDFVLTLSWGCGKPSAKIPMLKHFELCGVRKEHIKKELKKLVENHVLFWDEHMNVFQINKHYDMWSVDVVERYDPKMMNDLIKINIETHAPNLGKPVTKKVTELPKKQPIPVTKKVTQLHKRQLFSYQKGNSPVTKKVTVKRDFSCHTKGFRLSKTIFKAIIKKNTTTSLDTVQELDTEQRGGGGGLSSDHSFGYIYRAYENNFADNGKVTPFETEDLGVLFDDYGGEWLLKAMREAVRQKKKSLAYVRGTLEGYRKRGGPETERRMDRASPAEAEIQEDDPITILMRKADEQRLAEYGVT; encoded by the coding sequence GTGGACTCCAATGTTAATCCTCAGCCTACGGACGCACATATACGCATATCACATGAAATACATCGAGAGCTGATCCGGCGGAAGTTTACTCAGCGGCAGCGGGATATTATTGATTTTGTCCTCACGCTGAGCTGGGGATGCGGGAAGCCATCGGCCAAAATCCCTATGCTAAAACATTTTGAGCTATGTGGTGTCCGCAAGGAACATATCAAAAAGGAACTGAAAAAACTGGTTGAGAACCATGTACTGTTTTGGGATGAGCATATGAATGTGTTCCAGATCAACAAACATTATGATATGTGGTCCGTAGATGTGGTGGAGCGATATGACCCCAAAATGATGAACGATTTAATCAAAATCAACATTGAAACTCATGCCCCAAATCTCGGCAAACCAGTTACTAAAAAAGTAACTGAGTTACCAAAAAAGCAACCGATCCCAGTTACTAAAAAGGTAACTCAGTTACACAAAAGGCAACTGTTCAGTTACCAAAAAGGTAACTCGCCAGTTACTAAAAAGGTAACTGTGAAACGTGATTTTTCCTGTCATACCAAGGGATTTCGGCTCTCTAAAACAATATTTAAAGCAATTATTAAAAAAAACACTACTACATCTTTAGATACTGTACAGGAATTAGATACAGAGCAAAGGGGTGGGGGAGGAGGACTTTCTTCGGATCATTCCTTTGGCTATATCTACCGCGCTTACGAAAACAATTTTGCAGATAACGGGAAAGTGACCCCGTTTGAAACCGAAGACTTGGGAGTCCTTTTCGACGATTACGGTGGAGAATGGCTTCTGAAAGCCATGAGGGAAGCCGTTCGACAGAAGAAAAAGAGCTTGGCTTACGTCCGGGGTACGCTGGAAGGATACCGTAAACGTGGTGGACCGGAAACGGAACGCCGAATGGATCGGGCTTCACCGGCGGAAGCAGAAATTCAAGAAGACGACCCCATTACGATTTTGATGAGAAAGGCAGATGAGCAACGACTTGCTGAATACGGAGTTACTTGA
- the recT gene encoding recombination protein RecT translates to MAGQRSNGATLEKKLQNKAAGAKNDAPTPSQTIAAYMDKMKYQIAEAMPKHMSIDRLSRIALTTIRTNPKLLECSMPSLMGAVMQAAQLGLEPGLIGHCYIIPYKTEATFIIGYKGMIDLARRSGNIKSIAAHEVYENDFIELTYGLEEKLQHVPWFLRKDARPAESGKIIGAYMVAKFNDGGHFIHYMPISEIEAHKKRSKASNNGPWVTDYTEMCKKTVVRSGWKWLPISVEIASAVTQDETVRKDITPNDEPFVFDMPTEPKDGETPQTDDATQQNNADLKQPADGSGQDELEFE, encoded by the coding sequence ATGGCAGGACAACGCAGTAACGGAGCAACCCTTGAAAAAAAGCTTCAAAATAAGGCGGCTGGGGCAAAAAACGATGCGCCTACACCTTCTCAGACCATCGCCGCTTATATGGACAAAATGAAGTATCAGATTGCGGAGGCTATGCCAAAGCATATGAGCATTGATCGGCTCAGCCGTATTGCCCTGACGACGATTCGTACGAATCCGAAGCTACTGGAATGCTCTATGCCGTCACTCATGGGGGCGGTCATGCAAGCGGCACAGCTCGGACTTGAACCTGGTCTGATCGGACATTGCTACATCATCCCATATAAAACGGAAGCCACATTTATCATCGGTTACAAAGGGATGATAGATTTGGCCCGACGGTCCGGAAACATCAAGTCTATTGCCGCTCACGAAGTCTATGAAAATGATTTCATTGAGCTGACATATGGGCTGGAGGAAAAATTGCAGCACGTTCCTTGGTTTTTGCGCAAGGATGCTCGACCTGCCGAGTCAGGGAAGATCATTGGGGCTTATATGGTTGCCAAGTTTAATGACGGCGGTCATTTCATTCACTATATGCCGATCAGCGAAATTGAAGCGCACAAAAAACGTTCCAAGGCATCTAACAACGGACCTTGGGTTACAGATTACACCGAAATGTGCAAGAAGACGGTGGTTCGGTCTGGATGGAAGTGGCTCCCTATCAGTGTTGAGATAGCTTCTGCGGTTACTCAGGATGAGACGGTGCGTAAAGATATCACTCCAAACGATGAACCTTTTGTCTTTGATATGCCAACTGAACCTAAAGACGGTGAAACACCTCAGACGGATGATGCAACTCAGCAGAATAACGCTGATCTGAAGCAGCCTGCCGATGGATCGGGTCAGGACGAACTGGAATTTGAATGA
- a CDS encoding YqaJ viral recombinase family protein: MAMNVAAVTKGIERDEWLKLRKRGIGGSDASAVAGLNRYKSPVGVFLEKTDQIVPDEPGEAAYWGNQLEDLVAREFMNQTGLRVQRSNKLYQHPEHKFMLGNVDRLILDKGGRGLGILECKTASAYKLSEWADDQVPDEYAIQLQHYMAVLGVDYGYFAVLIGGQKFQYKLVERNEGIIDSLIQIEDEFWNKHVIPRVPPMVDGSAASTDLLNRLYPASRPATEITLEKEQALLVDKLIAAKEDAQAAAEQVKRLENELKAAIGENEVATYNGEPLVTWKSSQTTRLDTKRLKQEQPHIFEKYANTTSSRRFLVK, translated from the coding sequence ATGGCTATGAATGTAGCAGCCGTTACCAAAGGCATCGAACGTGACGAATGGTTAAAACTGCGTAAGCGTGGTATCGGTGGTTCGGATGCGTCCGCGGTGGCCGGGTTGAATCGGTATAAATCACCCGTTGGTGTGTTTCTGGAGAAAACGGATCAGATCGTACCGGATGAGCCGGGAGAGGCAGCATACTGGGGCAACCAGTTAGAAGATTTAGTCGCCCGTGAGTTTATGAATCAAACAGGTTTACGTGTACAGCGCAGTAATAAGCTTTATCAGCACCCTGAACATAAATTTATGTTGGGTAACGTTGACCGCCTGATTTTAGACAAGGGCGGTCGAGGACTTGGAATCCTGGAGTGTAAGACGGCCAGCGCCTATAAACTGAGCGAATGGGCCGACGATCAGGTTCCTGACGAATACGCCATTCAGCTCCAACATTACATGGCTGTGCTTGGTGTGGATTATGGTTACTTCGCTGTTTTAATCGGTGGCCAGAAATTCCAATACAAGCTGGTCGAGCGAAACGAGGGCATTATTGATTCTCTCATACAGATCGAGGACGAGTTTTGGAACAAGCATGTAATTCCGAGGGTTCCGCCGATGGTGGACGGTAGCGCTGCCTCAACGGATCTGTTGAATCGGCTGTATCCTGCTTCACGTCCTGCGACAGAAATTACGCTGGAGAAGGAGCAGGCTTTGCTGGTAGACAAGCTCATTGCGGCTAAAGAGGATGCACAAGCGGCTGCAGAACAGGTTAAGCGATTGGAGAACGAGCTAAAGGCAGCTATCGGTGAAAATGAGGTTGCCACGTATAACGGGGAACCTTTGGTAACTTGGAAGTCCAGTCAAACAACGCGCCTGGACACTAAGCGTTTGAAGCAGGAGCAGCCACACATTTTTGAAAAATATGCAAACACTACGTCATCCCGACGGTTCTTGGTGAAGTAA
- a CDS encoding helix-turn-helix domain-containing protein — MKFGAIMQACRVRAGLSQEEIAELLNRTQSCISKIENDHKIPDMTTLLRWVEVTGTREVLVAFLYGMDGLRMIQNIVTMIGGTRTI; from the coding sequence ATGAAATTTGGCGCCATTATGCAAGCATGTCGTGTGCGGGCAGGGCTCAGTCAGGAAGAGATAGCTGAGCTCCTAAATCGAACACAGAGCTGTATCAGCAAAATTGAAAATGACCATAAAATACCCGACATGACTACGCTATTACGCTGGGTGGAAGTGACCGGAACAAGAGAGGTACTTGTGGCTTTTCTTTACGGGATGGATGGACTACGAATGATACAAAACATTGTAACCATGATTGGAGGAACACGAACGATATGA
- a CDS encoding helix-turn-helix domain-containing protein, whose amino-acid sequence MNQFNLRFIKQRRKELSKTLQDMADALDMKNASSYMKYENGEYSFKATHLPMLANELECGVENFFENNFAEIAKGE is encoded by the coding sequence ATGAATCAATTCAATCTCCGTTTTATAAAGCAAAGAAGAAAGGAACTCTCTAAAACACTTCAGGATATGGCAGATGCGCTTGATATGAAGAATGCTTCGTCCTATATGAAGTATGAAAATGGTGAGTATTCTTTCAAAGCTACACATTTGCCAATGTTGGCTAATGAGCTTGAGTGTGGTGTTGAAAATTTTTTTGAAAATAATTTTGCTGAAATAGCAAAAGGGGAGTGA
- a CDS encoding helix-turn-helix domain-containing protein produces MVSVSGDRIKLLREERGLSQLELAERIGINNSVLSRIESGKRAIEDKELNVFADFFEVSGDYLLGRSISRSPSGGHAYMNGGKDWTEEEKEVADAAIQAWREMKRKQREKEQKE; encoded by the coding sequence ATGGTGTCGGTTTCTGGAGATCGAATTAAACTACTACGCGAGGAACGTGGTTTAAGCCAATTAGAGCTCGCTGAACGCATAGGAATAAACAATAGTGTCCTTTCCAGAATTGAGTCAGGAAAGAGAGCTATAGAAGATAAAGAGCTCAATGTTTTTGCCGACTTTTTTGAAGTTTCCGGTGATTACTTATTGGGGCGTTCGATCTCAAGATCACCTTCAGGAGGCCATGCTTACATGAATGGCGGTAAAGATTGGACTGAGGAAGAAAAAGAAGTTGCTGATGCGGCGATCCAAGCTTGGCGAGAAATGAAACGTAAACAACGTGAAAAAGAACAAAAAGAATAA
- a CDS encoding ImmA/IrrE family metallo-endopeptidase has product MIPYYRPTENELLICDLYQTLNINYPHELDIDQIAALWGADIVYYEGKPHAFWNEEGSVIFLNNSDSIPKQRSDFFHELSHIVQHEGDQGNLPGLFVDLQETQAWHFSLIASMPHYLLPVPLEMTKDVYVRLLADEFHVPQELAADRVEQIVSRLHDDYYYQRENVELLKSKIQIAVSFQRLNSKRKVIPINKFKA; this is encoded by the coding sequence ATGATTCCATATTACAGGCCTACGGAAAATGAACTATTGATATGTGATTTATACCAAACACTGAATATCAACTATCCACATGAATTGGATATTGATCAGATTGCAGCTTTGTGGGGAGCAGACATTGTGTATTACGAGGGTAAGCCTCATGCTTTCTGGAACGAAGAAGGCAGCGTTATTTTCTTAAATAATAGTGACTCTATTCCAAAACAACGATCTGACTTTTTTCACGAACTCTCACATATCGTGCAGCACGAAGGAGATCAAGGAAATCTTCCTGGTCTTTTTGTGGACTTGCAAGAGACACAGGCTTGGCATTTTAGCCTAATTGCTTCCATGCCCCACTATCTCCTGCCTGTACCCTTAGAAATGACCAAAGACGTATATGTAAGGCTTTTGGCAGACGAATTTCATGTACCGCAAGAGCTCGCTGCAGATCGAGTTGAGCAAATCGTTTCTCGGCTTCATGATGACTACTACTATCAACGAGAGAATGTAGAACTTCTGAAATCCAAAATTCAAATTGCTGTTTCATTTCAAAGACTCAACTCAAAACGAAAGGTAATCCCAATTAATAAATTCAAAGCGTAA
- a CDS encoding site-specific integrase, with protein MKGHVYQRGKTWTYIIDLPSDPLTGGRRQKTKGGFKSEKEAWKACHLKIAEIEKGTYIDDSKITITEYLLEYLETHAKPNFKPTSFDTEKTIIEARIIPVLGKIRLQSLTPRIIKTFYADLRKSYSKEYVKNIHGVLKRALRLAYTESGLLSEDIMSKVSMRNKVNANEQKEMQFWTIEEFTQFLDSSRDHVHFIVFSLAVYTGMRRGEILGLRWSDIDFEQKELRVIQTANWTRNGLVIQRPKTNDSIRRVKLFQLIIDDLRLRQEQIKEHKKQYGETYEDNDLVCCYPWGGYIKPKRITEGMDVLVRKAGVKKIRFHDLRHTHASFLLRIGINPKVAAERLGMTPAMFNERYSHLLPTMQDEAVDRIEAELNHYVEKNSN; from the coding sequence ATGAAAGGGCATGTTTATCAAAGAGGAAAGACGTGGACTTATATAATTGATCTTCCATCTGATCCACTCACAGGAGGGCGACGACAGAAAACAAAAGGTGGATTTAAAAGCGAAAAAGAAGCTTGGAAAGCTTGTCACTTGAAAATAGCTGAGATTGAAAAAGGTACTTATATTGATGATTCAAAAATAACTATCACTGAATATCTACTAGAATATCTTGAGACACATGCTAAGCCCAATTTTAAACCAACGTCTTTCGATACAGAAAAAACAATAATAGAAGCTAGAATTATACCAGTCTTGGGGAAAATCAGGTTGCAAAGCTTGACTCCTAGAATAATAAAAACATTCTACGCTGATCTACGTAAAAGTTACTCCAAAGAGTACGTTAAGAATATTCATGGTGTGCTAAAAAGGGCCTTGCGACTTGCATATACAGAGTCTGGATTGCTTTCCGAAGACATAATGAGCAAAGTATCAATGCGTAATAAAGTTAATGCAAACGAACAGAAGGAAATGCAGTTTTGGACTATTGAAGAATTCACACAATTTCTCGACTCCTCTCGTGATCATGTTCACTTTATTGTATTTTCTCTTGCAGTTTATACGGGAATGCGACGTGGAGAAATTTTAGGATTGCGATGGAGCGATATTGACTTTGAACAAAAGGAACTGCGGGTCATTCAAACCGCCAATTGGACACGTAATGGATTGGTTATACAGCGCCCCAAGACAAATGATTCCATTCGCCGCGTGAAATTGTTCCAATTGATTATTGATGATCTTAGACTTAGACAAGAGCAAATAAAAGAACACAAAAAACAATATGGAGAAACTTATGAGGATAACGACCTTGTTTGCTGCTATCCATGGGGAGGATATATAAAGCCGAAGCGTATCACCGAGGGTATGGACGTGTTGGTTCGCAAGGCTGGAGTCAAGAAAATTCGCTTTCATGACCTGCGACACACACACGCTTCCTTTCTTTTACGTATAGGCATAAACCCTAAAGTAGCAGCTGAAAGACTAGGGATGACTCCTGCCATGTTCAATGAGCGATACTCTCACCTACTTCCTACAATGCAAGATGAAGCTGTAGATCGCATTGAAGCCGAATTAAATCATTACGTGGAAAAAAACTCGAACTAA
- a CDS encoding HNH endonuclease translates to MRYFFVFQNKTYREEHDGGFLWAPKKNKDGKTFHHWTSMTSVKKGDIIFSSYKGRMHSVIIAKKNYRESKKPDSLGSVDNWEQDGWIVDAEYRDISTPIKYKNYMNDILTLQGKKYAPYNLTGRGNTGYLFQITEELANFLFTKVGITVADLELVAKSEDEIIGDVENDVSQIPEETIREQLVQTRVGQDKFKQELIKLDKKCKLCGLDNINFLRASHSKPWRDSNNKERLDKYNGFLFCPAHDTLYDRGYISFDNDGSLLISPYLDDLSKLLMNVEAQMKITLLEGHKHYVKYHREHIFKI, encoded by the coding sequence ATGAGATACTTTTTTGTTTTTCAGAATAAAACTTATCGTGAAGAGCATGATGGCGGCTTTTTATGGGCACCAAAGAAAAATAAGGACGGTAAAACCTTTCATCACTGGACTTCGATGACTTCAGTTAAAAAAGGAGACATCATATTCAGTAGTTATAAGGGACGCATGCACTCAGTCATCATTGCGAAAAAAAATTATCGAGAATCTAAGAAACCGGACTCTTTGGGATCTGTTGATAATTGGGAACAGGATGGTTGGATTGTTGATGCCGAGTATAGAGATATTTCGACACCAATTAAATATAAGAATTATATGAATGATATCCTTACTTTACAAGGTAAAAAGTATGCCCCATATAATTTAACCGGGAGAGGTAACACTGGCTATTTATTTCAGATAACTGAGGAACTTGCTAATTTTCTTTTCACAAAAGTTGGGATTACAGTTGCCGATTTAGAATTAGTCGCTAAAAGTGAAGATGAAATTATCGGTGATGTAGAAAATGATGTTTCTCAAATACCTGAAGAAACAATCAGGGAACAATTAGTACAAACTCGTGTTGGACAAGACAAGTTTAAACAGGAACTAATCAAACTGGATAAGAAATGCAAACTATGTGGACTCGATAACATTAATTTTCTAAGAGCGAGTCATAGTAAACCATGGCGCGACTCTAACAATAAGGAGAGGCTCGACAAGTATAATGGTTTCCTCTTTTGTCCAGCTCATGATACTTTATACGACAGAGGCTATATCAGCTTTGATAATGATGGTTCACTACTTATTTCTCCTTATCTCGACGATCTAAGTAAGTTATTAATGAATGTGGAAGCTCAAATGAAAATCACTTTACTGGAAGGCCATAAGCATTATGTAAAATACCACCGTGAACATATCTTTAAAATTTGA
- a CDS encoding (deoxy)nucleoside triphosphate pyrophosphohydrolase: protein MKLVTAAIIHNDGEFLITRRGPDNKHAGKWEFPGGKLEIDETLEECVKREIKEELGIDIEVGQQFGESVYSYGHGSIKLIVFWATWVSGEIQLIDHDQLRWVNKETILQYDFLPADLPFVTQLSKGDKPRK from the coding sequence ATGAAATTAGTTACGGCGGCCATTATTCACAATGATGGCGAATTTTTAATCACCAGACGGGGCCCCGACAACAAACATGCTGGTAAGTGGGAGTTTCCTGGTGGAAAGCTTGAAATCGATGAAACACTTGAAGAATGTGTTAAACGCGAGATCAAAGAAGAACTTGGAATTGATATTGAGGTTGGTCAACAGTTTGGAGAGTCTGTTTATTCATATGGTCATGGTTCAATAAAATTAATTGTATTTTGGGCAACGTGGGTATCTGGTGAAATTCAATTAATAGATCATGATCAATTACGTTGGGTCAACAAAGAAACAATACTCCAATATGATTTTTTACCTGCAGATTTACCATTTGTGACGCAGCTTAGTAAGGGCGATAAACCTCGAAAATAA